In one Thermodesulfobacteriota bacterium genomic region, the following are encoded:
- a CDS encoding TrkA family potassium uptake protein — translation MERRRFVVIGLGNFGHYLARALYERGQDVLALDHRREAVEAMASHCSRAQLADAVDKDSLEAAGAGEADAAVVGIGSRIDASILAALHLKELGVGEILAKAVSADHARILRRVGATEVIHPEREMAHRLAQHVAEPDVLERFPFLEGYALVEIRAPRVLWGKRLAESYLRRDHGLSVVLVKRAEGGREETVQARADTEIREGDSLVVLARHEDVDTFRRRTFG, via the coding sequence GTGGAACGGCGGCGCTTCGTCGTGATCGGCCTGGGGAACTTCGGGCACTACCTGGCCCGCGCCCTCTACGAGCGGGGGCAAGACGTGCTGGCCCTGGACCACCGGCGGGAAGCCGTGGAGGCCATGGCGTCCCACTGCTCCCGGGCCCAGCTCGCCGACGCGGTGGACAAGGACTCGCTGGAGGCGGCCGGCGCCGGGGAGGCCGACGCCGCCGTGGTGGGGATCGGGAGCCGCATCGACGCCTCGATCCTGGCGGCCCTCCACCTGAAGGAGCTGGGGGTCGGCGAGATCCTCGCCAAGGCCGTCTCGGCGGACCATGCCCGCATCCTGCGGCGCGTGGGGGCCACCGAGGTGATCCACCCGGAGCGGGAGATGGCCCACCGTCTGGCCCAGCACGTGGCCGAGCCCGACGTGCTGGAGCGCTTTCCCTTCCTGGAGGGCTACGCCCTGGTGGAGATCCGCGCGCCCCGGGTCCTCTGGGGCAAGCGCCTCGCCGAGTCGTATCTGCGGCGGGACCACGGCCTGTCGGTGGTCCTGGTCAAGCGCGCAGAGGGGGGGAGGGAGGAAACCGTCCAGGCGCGGGCCGACACGGAGATCCGGGAGGGGGACTCCCTGGTGGTGCTGGCCCGCCACGAGGACGTGGACACCTTCCGGCGGCGAACCTTCGGGTAG
- a CDS encoding TrkA family potassium uptake protein, producing the protein MAHVGVLGLGNFGMALAVELARLGLRVTAVDANPEKARDAQAHVAQALVADATDAGALASLGVEDMDTVMVSLGGRLETSILAVLHLSRLGVEQIVAKALSEDHAEILSRVGATRVVFPEKDMAYRVAVRLTSRTVLDYLSLASGLSVVELAPTRRMAGRSLSELALGEETGVQVLAVRELVPDRVLIAPGAGHVVKDSDILVVMGPEEQIARLREE; encoded by the coding sequence ATGGCGCACGTGGGGGTCTTGGGGCTGGGGAACTTCGGCATGGCGCTGGCGGTGGAGCTCGCCCGGCTCGGGCTGCGGGTGACCGCCGTGGACGCGAACCCCGAGAAAGCCCGGGACGCCCAGGCCCACGTGGCCCAGGCCCTGGTGGCCGACGCCACCGATGCGGGGGCGCTCGCATCCCTGGGGGTAGAGGACATGGACACCGTCATGGTGAGCCTGGGGGGGAGGCTGGAGACCTCCATCCTGGCGGTGCTCCACCTCTCGCGCCTTGGGGTGGAGCAGATCGTGGCCAAGGCCCTGAGCGAGGACCACGCGGAGATCCTGAGCCGGGTAGGGGCGACCCGGGTCGTGTTTCCCGAGAAGGACATGGCCTACCGCGTCGCCGTTCGCCTCACGTCGCGCACGGTGCTCGACTACCTCTCCCTGGCGTCGGGCCTGAGCGTGGTGGAGCTCGCCCCCACCCGCCGCATGGCGGGGCGTTCCCTTTCGGAGCTCGCCCTGGGGGAGGAGACCGGGGTGCAGGTGCTGGCGGTGCGGGAACTCGTGCCCGACCGGGTGCTCATTGCCCCCGGCGCCGGCCACGTGGTGAAGGACAGCGACATCCTTGTCGTCATGGGGCCGGAAGAGCAGATCGCCCGGCTGCGGGAGGAGTAG
- a CDS encoding TrkH family potassium uptake protein, whose product MHVRFDSLGSALERTFHPAQILALSFAGAVALGTALLMTPAAATGAPLGFVDALFTATSATCVTGLTVVDTGTALTAFGQGVVLALVQLGGLGIMTYSSVFLLALGRRISFRGQALLEETLGRGKRTPVGRLVRHVVVFTLAIEAAGALVLTAAFAATLPPGEALYQGVFHAVSAFCNAGFSLHADSLTQYRASWPVNLTVLALVVLGGLGFLVLEDLKDAWADRRGGRVVRLRLHSKVVLAGTAGLTAVGAAGIWLFERGNALAGLPGGEAFLACVFQAVTPRTAGFNTLSYASLTDTTLFLTILLMFVGASPGSCAGGIKITTAAVLGALFRARLLGRRRVGLFRRTVPDATVARAVTIAVASFAFATAAIFLLLASEVGAVPHGTSGSVFLEYFFEVVSAFGTVGLSTGTTGTLSPTGRLLITAVMFAGRLGPLTLAVALGMRDERERVWYAEENLMVG is encoded by the coding sequence CGTGCGGTTCGATTCCCTGGGCTCCGCGCTGGAGCGCACGTTCCATCCCGCCCAGATCCTCGCCCTGTCCTTCGCGGGGGCCGTTGCGCTGGGTACCGCGCTCCTCATGACCCCCGCCGCGGCCACCGGCGCCCCGCTGGGCTTCGTGGACGCGCTCTTTACGGCCACTTCCGCCACCTGCGTCACGGGCCTCACGGTGGTGGACACGGGTACGGCCCTGACTGCCTTTGGCCAGGGGGTGGTGCTGGCCCTCGTCCAGCTCGGGGGGCTGGGGATCATGACCTACTCGAGCGTGTTCCTCCTGGCCCTGGGGCGGCGCATCTCGTTTCGGGGCCAGGCCCTGCTGGAGGAGACCCTGGGGCGGGGCAAGCGCACCCCCGTGGGGCGCCTGGTGCGCCACGTGGTGGTCTTCACCCTGGCCATCGAGGCCGCCGGGGCGCTGGTCCTCACGGCCGCCTTCGCTGCCACCCTGCCCCCGGGGGAGGCCCTGTACCAGGGAGTGTTCCACGCCGTGTCGGCGTTCTGCAACGCGGGGTTTTCTCTGCACGCCGACAGTCTGACCCAGTATCGCGCGAGCTGGCCCGTGAACCTCACGGTGCTGGCGCTGGTGGTGCTCGGGGGGCTCGGTTTTCTCGTTCTCGAGGATCTCAAGGACGCCTGGGCAGACCGGCGCGGGGGCCGAGTGGTTCGCCTGCGGCTCCACTCAAAGGTCGTACTGGCGGGCACGGCGGGACTTACGGCGGTGGGTGCCGCCGGGATCTGGCTCTTCGAGCGGGGCAATGCCCTGGCGGGGCTGCCTGGGGGGGAGGCGTTCCTGGCCTGCGTCTTCCAGGCCGTGACCCCCCGCACCGCCGGCTTCAACACCCTGAGTTACGCCTCCCTCACCGACACCACCCTGTTCCTCACGATCCTGCTGATGTTCGTGGGGGCGAGCCCGGGCTCCTGCGCGGGCGGCATCAAGATCACCACCGCGGCCGTCCTGGGGGCCCTGTTTCGGGCGCGCCTCTTGGGGCGTCGGCGGGTCGGCCTGTTTCGCCGCACGGTGCCCGACGCCACCGTGGCCCGGGCCGTGACCATCGCGGTGGCCTCGTTTGCCTTTGCGACGGCGGCGATCTTCCTCCTGCTGGCGAGCGAGGTGGGGGCGGTGCCCCACGGGACTTCCGGGAGCGTCTTCCTGGAGTACTTCTTCGAGGTCGTCTCGGCCTTCGGCACGGTGGGGCTCTCCACGGGTACGACGGGGACGCTCTCGCCCACCGGCCGGCTCCTGATCACCGCGGTCATGTTTGCGGGCCGGCTCGGACCCCTTACCCTGGCGGTGGCCCTGGGGATGCGCGACGAGCGGGAACGGGTCTGGTACGCCGAAGAAAACCTGATGGTGGGGTGA